From one bacterium genomic stretch:
- a CDS encoding MFS transporter — protein sequence MPFLTWVESKRNILVMLASVLVLGMAEELWSRFVPKYLELLGATAWIIAIYGTLKDLLDAVYQYPGGWLADRIGRKNSLLLFTFLSMTGYLVYLLAGSWLWVLIGTFLVMAWSSLTLPALFAIIGDHLPETSRATGFGVQSIIKRIPIIIAPAIGGWWIARNGLSEGMKSGLMVAISLALLALYIIRSFYNEPLRERTEGIRIVDVWRQLHPRLKQLLVSDILARWAEGIPKVFIVLYVMNILKLDAFQFGWLTSIQMIASILFYLPLSRVADRFERKPLVFLTFVFFALFPLSVVLSNSFFWLILAFVIGGLREVGEPARKAVIVDLAAAHLRGRTVGLYYLIRGLIVFPASLLGGWLWTLDPTIPFYTAFLIGVVGALYYLRARNAPAL from the coding sequence ATGCCATTCCTAACCTGGGTTGAATCGAAACGAAACATCCTGGTGATGCTCGCCTCTGTGCTTGTTCTTGGAATGGCTGAAGAGCTCTGGAGCCGCTTCGTTCCAAAATATCTGGAATTGCTTGGCGCCACGGCATGGATCATCGCAATTTATGGAACGTTGAAAGATTTACTGGATGCCGTTTATCAGTATCCAGGCGGCTGGCTGGCGGACAGGATAGGACGGAAAAATTCACTGCTGCTGTTCACCTTCCTTTCGATGACGGGCTACTTGGTTTATCTGCTGGCCGGATCCTGGCTCTGGGTCCTCATCGGCACATTTCTTGTTATGGCCTGGAGCAGTCTCACTCTGCCCGCCCTGTTTGCGATCATTGGAGACCATCTTCCGGAAACAAGCCGCGCAACGGGCTTCGGCGTGCAATCCATCATCAAGCGGATTCCCATCATCATCGCTCCGGCAATCGGCGGATGGTGGATCGCCCGTAATGGTTTATCGGAGGGCATGAAAAGCGGACTGATGGTTGCGATCTCACTTGCTCTCCTGGCACTCTACATTATTAGAAGTTTTTACAATGAACCGTTACGGGAACGGACGGAAGGGATTCGGATTGTGGATGTATGGCGTCAGCTTCATCCCAGACTGAAGCAGCTTTTGGTTTCGGACATCCTCGCAAGATGGGCGGAAGGAATCCCAAAAGTTTTCATTGTGCTTTATGTGATGAATATCCTGAAACTCGATGCGTTTCAGTTTGGATGGTTGACCAGCATTCAAATGATTGCGTCGATCCTGTTTTATCTTCCCCTGAGCCGAGTTGCGGACCGGTTCGAACGCAAGCCGCTTGTTTTTCTAACCTTTGTATTCTTTGCGCTCTTTCCGCTGTCCGTAGTCTTATCGAACTCCTTCTTCTGGTTAATTCTCGCTTTTGTGATTGGAGGACTTCGTGAAGTGGGAGAACCGGCGCGAAAAGCGGTGATTGTGGATCTGGCTGCGGCTCACCTGCGTGGAAGAACGGTAGGTCTGTACTATTTAATTCGCGGACTGATCGTTTTTCCCGCGTCTCTACTGGGAGGATGGCTTTGGACACTTGACCCCACGATTCCATTTTACACGGCCTTCTTGATTGGTGTAGTCGGCGCACTGTACTACCTCCGCGCCAGAAACGCCCCGGCACTTTGA
- a CDS encoding VWA domain-containing protein: MNPFSNSKLMRNATMAFLFSSFALAAQDYKVTVSQVTIWVKAIDNSGIPVRGLTQADFEVFEDRTKQMLTCFEEIKTAPPDTATEKTSSGSISGKKFVLFLDLYNMAPQEYSLIKPKAKEFLKQLSDRNNEVMLAAMVPSAKLGVVAPFTKDIQRVIGLLEMAKGNPNRDASLRGNEAQIISILQDLRPEGENTVDSLDDLTAHNPDRDVNTKILRNAYQLAMSYSKEENSVSTLSLKALESFGSYLNKLNQQDHAIILYLSGGFNADPGRRYYELIENVAQAKGLSPESFAYTIRVSSRKRENVFDLQRMVRETVGRLNRLNVTIYSISTRGLGLMSSNTAQDSSYNIDETKILPDFVDSLRRIADETGGLSFQNSQNFKVGFDRVLNDLEHQYVLCYSPPVHSEKGKYHEIKVTTKRPNVNLRHRTGYME; this comes from the coding sequence ATGAATCCTTTCAGCAATTCGAAACTGATGAGAAACGCTACGATGGCGTTTCTCTTTTCGTCATTCGCGCTGGCTGCACAAGATTACAAGGTTACAGTCAGTCAGGTTACAATCTGGGTTAAAGCCATTGATAACTCCGGCATTCCTGTTAGGGGATTAACCCAGGCAGACTTTGAAGTCTTCGAAGATAGAACAAAACAAATGTTGACCTGCTTTGAAGAAATCAAGACCGCGCCGCCAGATACTGCAACAGAAAAGACATCTTCTGGATCTATCTCCGGGAAAAAATTCGTGTTGTTTCTGGATCTTTACAACATGGCGCCGCAGGAGTATTCCCTGATAAAGCCGAAGGCAAAAGAGTTTTTAAAACAACTTTCAGACAGGAATAATGAAGTAATGCTGGCCGCAATGGTTCCTTCGGCAAAACTGGGCGTCGTGGCTCCCTTTACGAAAGATATCCAGCGTGTGATCGGCTTGCTTGAGATGGCAAAGGGCAATCCAAATCGCGATGCGTCATTAAGAGGGAATGAAGCACAGATTATTTCAATTCTGCAGGATCTCCGTCCGGAGGGAGAGAATACCGTAGATTCTCTGGATGATTTAACCGCCCACAATCCCGACCGGGATGTTAACACGAAGATATTAAGAAACGCTTATCAGCTTGCTATGAGTTATTCCAAAGAGGAAAACTCCGTTTCCACACTGTCCTTAAAAGCACTCGAGAGTTTTGGTTCTTATCTCAACAAACTCAATCAGCAGGACCACGCCATAATCCTGTATTTATCCGGAGGCTTCAACGCGGATCCTGGTAGACGCTACTATGAATTGATAGAGAATGTTGCGCAGGCAAAAGGTTTGAGCCCGGAATCCTTTGCCTACACTATCCGGGTCTCATCCCGCAAAAGGGAGAATGTGTTTGACCTGCAACGAATGGTGCGGGAAACGGTTGGCAGGCTAAACCGGCTGAATGTAACCATCTACTCCATTAGTACAAGAGGGCTCGGTTTGATGAGCAGCAACACAGCTCAAGATTCCTCCTACAATATTGATGAAACAAAAATCCTACCCGATTTTGTTGATTCGTTGCGCCGGATTGCTGATGAAACGGGAGGCCTTAGTTTTCAAAACTCCCAGAATTTTAAGGTTGGCTTTGATCGTGTTTTAAATGATTTAGAGCATCAATATGTGCTTTGTTATTCGCCACCAGTTCATTCAGAAAAAGGCAAGTACCATGAAATAAAAGTCACGACAAAACGGCCAAATGTTAATCTTCGTCACCGCACAGGATATATGGAATAG
- a CDS encoding VWA domain-containing protein, with protein MSKCTRIAFLKVGGSLLVACSFFTSVKSQEEVTVTRVTVWVKATEKSGKPVAGLTEKDFELYEDGRRMNLTCFEEIRIDPQEIAQTTPLEIAPNAKTLSDPPQKRVVLLMDLSNTSQSEFLHLKQKTTEFLSELSRSWEVSLLSLFNGIVEINVEGTKNADVWQTAFEKIKANNRRDIDLLNRRRQVASVLRTAGGRREQQERVVNEACALAEEFAQLERAESRMWLNSLRQFDKYVRRQEESAHTVVLFLSGGISSTPGKQYYDVIQNSDLIRAMFADELEFFAAFPECRIRYDSSLNQDFEKLVGKLNANNITFYTINSRGPLNDLLETVRESDRQFKMSDLHFLKDYQDFLVLMAEDSGGTHFENSLNFKRGYDAILQDLNHQYMLCYKPQEHSKEGYHKIQVKTARSGLKLRHRKGYYD; from the coding sequence GTGTCAAAATGCACGCGAATCGCGTTTCTCAAAGTTGGCGGCTCCTTGTTGGTTGCTTGCAGTTTCTTTACTTCCGTGAAGTCACAGGAAGAAGTAACTGTTACGAGAGTTACTGTATGGGTGAAGGCCACCGAAAAATCCGGCAAGCCGGTAGCCGGGCTCACAGAAAAGGACTTTGAGCTGTATGAAGACGGCCGGCGAATGAATCTTACTTGTTTCGAAGAAATACGCATCGACCCTCAGGAAATTGCTCAAACTACGCCTTTGGAAATTGCACCGAACGCGAAAACGCTGAGTGATCCTCCACAAAAGAGAGTTGTATTGCTTATGGACTTGAGCAACACATCGCAAAGCGAATTCTTACATCTTAAACAAAAGACGACGGAGTTCCTGTCGGAATTATCGAGAAGCTGGGAAGTCAGTCTACTGAGTCTGTTTAATGGGATCGTCGAAATCAACGTGGAGGGTACAAAGAACGCGGATGTCTGGCAAACTGCATTCGAAAAAATTAAGGCGAACAACAGGCGCGACATCGATTTACTGAACCGTCGCAGGCAGGTAGCAAGTGTATTGCGAACAGCAGGAGGGCGCAGGGAGCAGCAAGAGCGAGTAGTGAACGAAGCTTGCGCACTTGCGGAAGAATTTGCTCAACTGGAAAGAGCTGAATCGCGAATGTGGCTAAACTCCCTACGGCAGTTCGACAAATACGTCCGGCGGCAGGAAGAGAGCGCTCATACGGTCGTCCTTTTTCTTTCAGGCGGCATTTCATCGACTCCTGGAAAGCAGTATTACGATGTGATACAAAACTCTGACTTGATTCGGGCGATGTTCGCTGATGAACTCGAATTCTTTGCTGCGTTTCCGGAATGCCGAATTCGGTACGATTCCAGTTTAAATCAAGATTTTGAAAAGCTGGTTGGTAAATTGAATGCTAACAACATCACGTTCTATACAATTAATTCACGAGGGCCGCTGAACGATCTGCTCGAAACGGTTCGAGAATCGGATCGCCAGTTCAAGATGAGCGATCTGCATTTTTTGAAAGATTATCAAGATTTTTTGGTTCTAATGGCCGAGGATAGCGGAGGCACCCATTTTGAAAACTCGCTGAACTTCAAAAGGGGATACGATGCAATTCTGCAGGATCTCAACCACCAATACATGCTTTGCTACAAACCGCAGGAGCATTCCAAAGAAGGGTATCACAAGATTCAGGTCAAAACGGCCCGTTCAGGGTTGAAACTGCGCCACCGCAAAGGTTACTACGACTGA
- the selD gene encoding selenide, water dikinase SelD, giving the protein MEQEKFRLTRLAKSGGUAGKLSPLDLAEILKHLGARSQNPDLLVGFETSDDAGVFKLTDELALVQTVDFVTPTCDDPFLFGQIAAANSLSDVFAMGGRPVNALNICCFPQEGVDDAILAEILKGGHSKILEAGATLVGGHTVKDQELKYGLSVTGLIHPEKILRNSTARPGDKIVLTKKMGTGVIITGVKNDLIPWEQAEEAMASMATLNKVACEAMLEIGVHACTDVSGFGLAGHVCEMAVGSKVGIQLNLSAVPVYPVSIELFGRGLRTGVTLFNKQSAAGCVSLEKELPREREMILYDPQTSGPLAISVAAEKADDLVSLLCERGVRDAAIIGDVVESSVPGLFVSDSLKRP; this is encoded by the coding sequence ATGGAACAGGAAAAGTTCAGGCTGACGAGGCTTGCGAAATCGGGCGGTTGAGCAGGTAAGCTCAGTCCGTTGGACCTGGCCGAAATACTGAAACACTTGGGCGCGCGAAGTCAAAATCCTGATTTGCTCGTTGGATTTGAGACTTCAGACGACGCAGGTGTGTTCAAATTGACTGACGAGCTAGCGCTTGTACAAACAGTCGATTTCGTTACACCTACTTGTGACGATCCATTCCTGTTTGGGCAAATTGCTGCAGCCAACTCGTTAAGCGATGTTTTTGCAATGGGCGGTCGTCCGGTCAATGCCTTGAATATCTGTTGTTTCCCGCAAGAAGGTGTGGATGACGCCATACTCGCAGAGATTTTGAAAGGCGGGCATTCTAAGATTCTGGAGGCGGGAGCGACACTCGTAGGCGGACATACCGTAAAGGATCAAGAGCTGAAATATGGTTTGTCGGTTACCGGACTGATTCATCCAGAAAAAATTCTGCGAAACAGCACAGCCAGGCCGGGAGATAAAATTGTTCTGACGAAGAAAATGGGCACTGGCGTGATCATAACAGGTGTAAAAAACGATCTGATTCCCTGGGAGCAGGCAGAGGAAGCGATGGCGAGCATGGCCACTTTGAATAAGGTGGCGTGCGAAGCAATGCTCGAAATTGGCGTTCACGCGTGTACGGATGTTTCCGGATTCGGACTCGCCGGTCATGTTTGCGAAATGGCCGTGGGTAGCAAAGTCGGCATACAGTTGAATCTTAGCGCGGTGCCGGTTTACCCCGTGAGCATTGAGCTGTTCGGCAGGGGCTTAAGAACAGGAGTCACTTTATTTAATAAACAGTCTGCCGCTGGATGCGTTTCTCTGGAAAAAGAATTGCCGCGGGAAAGAGAAATGATTCTTTACGATCCACAAACCTCAGGCCCACTCGCCATTTCTGTCGCAGCAGAAAAGGCCGATGATCTGGTCTCTTTGCTGTGTGAAAGAGGAGTTCGTGATGCCGCCATTATCGGCGATGTGGTTGAGAGTTCCGTGCCTGGACTTTTCGTTTCTGACTCCCTAAAAAGACCGTGA